GAGACCGAGGACGGACGCAAAGCCAAGGCACAGCTCAAGAAGCTATTCAACAAACGACAGAAAGTCCTCGACAAGAAGCAGAAGGCCATCAAGAGCATGAAGGAAGAGCTCGAGAAGCAAAAGGACGTGCTGTCCAAGACGGCCCTGCAAAAGCGGCTCGAGGGTTATCAGAAGGCGGCAGTCGAGCTGCAGGGAGTGTACGTCGAATACCAACGTGAGCTCGCTGCAAAGGAAGCGGAGCTCACCAAGGGCATCATCGAGCGCATGCGAGGCATTCTCCGCCGCATCGGACAATCGCAGGGCTACGCACTGATCGTGGAACGCAACGAGGCAGGCGTCATGTGGGTGCCGTCTAATCTGGATCTTACCGATATGCTCATCCAGCGCTACAATTCTGGAAAGGGCCGCCCGAAGAAGAAGCGGCGCTCGAAAAAGACAAAGTAAAGCGTCGGGCCAGAATAACGTTGCCATTTCGACTCCGATCCAGTCCGCTCAGCGATGTTTCGCCGCCTTCAACCACACCGAGCATT
Above is a window of Pseudomonadota bacterium DNA encoding:
- a CDS encoding OmpH family outer membrane protein gives rise to the protein MTTFRLPHRGARRARRGLLAMGTLLLTCVCGSAAAQSRIAVVDIQRAINETEDGRKAKAQLKKLFNKRQKVLDKKQKAIKSMKEELEKQKDVLSKTALQKRLEGYQKAAVELQGVYVEYQRELAAKEAELTKGIIERMRGILRRIGQSQGYALIVERNEAGVMWVPSNLDLTDMLIQRYNSGKGRPKKKRRSKKTK